One stretch of Acholeplasma laidlawii PG-8A DNA includes these proteins:
- a CDS encoding alpha/beta fold hydrolase: protein MKLKQVELKNGETISYYEQGNSKETLLLIHGNTSSAIFFEPLMQILPKNQSVIAPDLRGFGNSSYKKNIETLSDFAEDIKLLLEQLGLNCVSILGWSLGGAIAMEFASTYPNMVSNLILLSSGSPKGYPVFTKDEKGQPMIPHVYKKKEDMALDPVQVLPLLNIYETKNSQMLATIYNYVIYTGHKKPDNDANLRWMNEAVKQRNLVDVDWALANFNISSEPSLYQLGNNKLSNLKAKTLIIWGDKDVTVPKIMFDETVRLLPEATVLVYENAGHSIVVDETEKLAIDIVHFIS from the coding sequence GTGAAATTAAAACAAGTTGAACTTAAAAATGGTGAAACCATAAGCTATTATGAACAAGGAAATTCTAAGGAGACATTACTGCTAATTCATGGTAATACATCCTCAGCGATATTCTTTGAACCATTAATGCAAATATTACCAAAAAACCAAAGTGTCATAGCACCTGATTTAAGAGGTTTTGGTAATTCAAGTTATAAAAAAAATATTGAAACTTTATCAGATTTTGCCGAAGATATAAAGTTATTACTAGAGCAATTAGGATTAAATTGCGTTAGTATACTAGGATGGTCTCTAGGTGGTGCCATTGCGATGGAATTTGCATCTACTTATCCAAATATGGTAAGTAATCTTATTCTATTGTCATCTGGCTCCCCTAAAGGATATCCTGTATTTACAAAGGATGAAAAAGGGCAACCAATGATTCCTCATGTATACAAGAAAAAAGAAGACATGGCGCTTGATCCTGTTCAAGTCCTACCACTTCTTAATATTTATGAAACAAAAAATAGTCAAATGCTTGCAACCATCTATAACTATGTAATCTATACAGGACATAAAAAGCCTGACAATGATGCAAACCTAAGATGGATGAATGAAGCAGTTAAACAAAGAAACTTAGTGGATGTAGACTGGGCACTAGCAAATTTCAATATTTCTAGTGAACCAAGCTTATACCAACTAGGAAACAATAAACTATCTAACCTAAAAGCTAAAACATTGATTATTTGGGGTGACAAAGATGTTACAGTACCAAAAATTATGTTTGATGAAACTGTTAGGTTACTACCAGAAGCTACTGTATTAGTATATGAAAATGCAGGTCATTCTATTGTAGTAGATGAAACTGAAAAATTAGCAATCGATATTGTTCATTTCATCTCCTAG
- a CDS encoding alpha/beta fold hydrolase, with amino-acid sequence MSYFNYLGKKIYYDVAGSGQPVVILNGIMMSTKSWEPFKESLSEHFQFIRVDFLDQGQSDSYETNYTQSVQVDLVKALLDHLDINKVDLVGISYGGEVALQFAIKYGHYLDRLIVYNSVAYTTYTLAETGHLWNQFAKEKDAHKYYEATIPVIYSKEFNKTKKEWMAARKKFLTENTFSDEKFLNRMIRLTNSAESYDVRHELDKIKVPVMIVGAEEDYLTPLVHQRILNNNLPNSRLVILPGVGHASMYEVPEVFTTILIGFLKTKLEFTI; translated from the coding sequence ATGAGCTACTTTAATTATTTAGGTAAAAAAATATATTACGATGTTGCTGGAAGTGGTCAACCGGTTGTTATTTTAAATGGCATCATGATGTCTACTAAAAGTTGGGAACCTTTTAAAGAAAGTTTAAGTGAACACTTTCAATTTATTAGGGTAGACTTTTTAGATCAAGGACAAAGTGATTCTTATGAAACAAACTATACTCAAAGTGTACAAGTAGACCTAGTTAAAGCATTATTAGATCACTTAGATATAAATAAGGTAGATCTAGTAGGTATTAGCTATGGTGGTGAAGTTGCATTACAGTTTGCAATTAAATATGGTCACTATCTCGATAGATTGATTGTGTATAACTCAGTAGCATATACTACATATACACTTGCTGAAACTGGTCATCTTTGGAATCAATTTGCTAAGGAAAAGGATGCGCATAAATACTATGAAGCAACTATTCCAGTGATTTATTCTAAGGAGTTTAACAAAACTAAAAAAGAATGGATGGCCGCTAGAAAAAAATTCTTAACAGAAAATACTTTTAGTGACGAGAAATTCTTAAACCGAATGATTAGACTAACCAATTCTGCAGAAAGCTACGATGTAAGACATGAACTTGATAAGATCAAGGTACCTGTCATGATTGTAGGTGCAGAAGAAGATTATTTAACACCACTAGTTCATCAAAGAATTTTAAATAATAATTTACCAAACTCTAGACTTGTGATACTACCAGGTGTTGGTCATGCTTCCATGTATGAAGTACCTGAAGTGTTTACAACAATCTTAATCGGATTTTTAAAGACTAAATTAGAATTTACGATATAA